The DNA sequence GATGAGCATACGGATGGCATCAGCCTCACCGAAACAGGGTGGTTGTTCACCGATTCCATTGTGGATGGGGGCATCACTCATCTGGAGGCGGCTTAAATGAAAATTGGATTGGCACTTGGCAGCGGTGGCGCCCGGGGGTTGGCACATATTGGGGTGCTGAAGGCGCTTCGTGAACGAAACATCCAAATTAAGTATATCTCCGGGAGCAGTATGGGAGCTTTCGTCGGAGCCGTGTATGCAGCTACCGAATCTATCGAGCGGCTGGAAAATATGTCCGCCGATTTTACCTGGCGGAAGATGTTTCGGCTGTTCATGCCGTCCCTCCCCAAGGCCGGCCTTATCGATGCGGCAAAAATCACTCAGCTCCTGGAAGAGAACCTGTTATTCGATACATTTGCCGAACTGAAAATTCCACTCGCCATAGACACAACGGACATTGAACGGGGGGATTTGATTACCCATACATCCGGAAACCTGATTGAGGCCGTTCGAGCAAGCATTTCGATCCCTATTATTTTTCAACCGGCGGAAATCGACGGAAAAATTCTGGTCGACGGGGGGCTGGTCAGTCCGGTGCCGGTAAATACGGTCCGCGAAATGGGAGCGGATTACGTAATTGCCATAAATGTACTGGATAAAAATAAAAGTTGGATGCGTGCGGATAAGATCCGGAAACAGCTGGAGCCGGAAGAACCGTCCAATTTTCGCCAGCTTCTGAAACGCATTAATCTGGATGATAAGATTCCGGAACGCCGTACAACCCGCGAGCGGAATCTAAGCATGCTGATGGTCATTGCCCAGACGGTGGGTATCACGATTTCCATGATGGCCGATTACCAACTCCAGGTGGAAAAGCCCGATCTGTTGATCCAGCCGGACACCCGAAAGATCAACGTATACGACTTTCACAGGGGAGAGGACGTGATTCCGGCGGCTTACGAACTGACGAACTGACAATCGAAAAGTTAGATGAAGCAGGATTGTAACCCGGGGAGATCTACAACATCATTCGTAAATTTAGTCTGACTTCCCTCGCACTGCAATTGTGAGGCTTATCATAAGATTTCTCCCGGTTGGACGATTCCGTATTTCCTAGGTCAGAAGTGCAGAGATATCCCCATTACCAGCACGACCATTTAGATGGCGGGCCAGAAACTGTTCCATTGCCCGGTAGAAGTCAAAGCGGTTTTCTTCATTGTGGAAACCGTGTCCCTCGTTTTCCTTGACCATGTACGGTACTTCAATCCCTCGGTCCCGTAGCGCTTCCACCATTTGATCTGACTCGTCCTTGTTCACCCGCGGATCGTTGGCACCTTGCGCGATCAGCAGGGGGGCCTTGATTTTATCCACGTGCATAACAGGTGATGCCGAGGCCAACAGGTCTTTATCCTGCTCCGGATGGCCAACCATTTCGTAGAGCATTTGCCGGTACTGTTCCCAATAGGGCGGGATAGATTCC is a window from the Candidatus Neomarinimicrobiota bacterium genome containing:
- a CDS encoding patatin-like phospholipase family protein — translated: MKIGLALGSGGARGLAHIGVLKALRERNIQIKYISGSSMGAFVGAVYAATESIERLENMSADFTWRKMFRLFMPSLPKAGLIDAAKITQLLEENLLFDTFAELKIPLAIDTTDIERGDLITHTSGNLIEAVRASISIPIIFQPAEIDGKILVDGGLVSPVPVNTVREMGADYVIAINVLDKNKSWMRADKIRKQLEPEEPSNFRQLLKRINLDDKIPERRTTRERNLSMLMVIAQTVGITISMMADYQLQVEKPDLLIQPDTRKINVYDFHRGEDVIPAAYELTN